A single genomic interval of Hippoglossus stenolepis isolate QCI-W04-F060 chromosome 24, HSTE1.2, whole genome shotgun sequence harbors:
- the LOC118103556 gene encoding kynureninase — protein sequence MPNVFSVLELQPGVSGFRLSNQSILLVCPLQASLQVFAMTSMQALRRKSLLLTGYLEYLIQHHYTEDAAVQPEKPHVRIITPSDPQLSLSFSVPIGKVFKELEKRGVALDTREPSVLRLAPVPLYNTFRDVHTFIQTLGSALTSRCQ from the exons ATGCCTAACG tgttttcagtgttggaGCTGCAGCCCGGTGTGAGCGGCTTCAGACTCTCCAACCAGTCCATCCTGCTGGTCTGCCCCCTGCAGGCCAGTCTACAG GTGTTTGCCATGACCAGTATGCAGGCATTACGCAGGAAGTCACTCCTCCTGACGGGTTACCTGGAGTATCTCATCCAGCATCACTACACCGAAGACGCCGCCGTGCAGCCTGAGAAACCACACGTCCGCATCATCACGCCCTCCGACCCCCAgctctcgctctccttctcGGTCCCCATTGGCAAGGTTttcaaggagctggagaagagagGAGTCGCA TTGGACACGAGAGAGCCCAGCGTGCTGCGACTCGCTCCGGTGCCGCTCTACAACACCTTCAGGGACGTCCACACCTTCATACAGACACTGGGATCGGCGCTCACCTCCAGATGCCAGTGA